The segment CAACCTTAGGAACTTTGTTAAAACAATTAGAACCTAATTGGAAAATTGAATTATTCGAACGACTAGGCGATGTTGCTCTCGAAAGTTCAAACGGCTGGAATAACGCTGGTACTGGTCATTCTGCGTTGGCTGAGGCTAACTACACCCCTGAACAGAAAGATGGTCAGATCAATATTGATAAAGCCATCGCTATTTATGAACAATTCCAAATATCTCGTCAATTTTGGGCCTATTTAACCGAGCAAGGTTGGCTGAATAATCCATCTGAATTTATCACCAGTGTCCCACACATGAGCTTCGTTTGGGGCGACGATAATGTGAACTTTTTACGCAAGCGTTATCAAGCACTTCACCGTAGCCCACTTTTTGATGGTATGGCTTACTCTGAAGATCCAGAACAAATTGCTTCATGGATTCCAGAAGTGATGGCTGGGCGCGATCCAAAGCAAACCATCGCTGCGACTCGTATGCGCATCGGCACTGATGTAAACTTCGGTGAACTCACTCGCCAAATGATCACCCAACTAAAAGATAGTGCTGGCTTTAACTTACATCTCAATCACGAAGTTCGCGATATTGAACGTTTAGCAGATGGCTCATGGTCGATAGCCGTTGCGGATGGTAACCAACATAACCAAGTTCGCATAGTTAAAGCCAAACATGTCTTCATTGGTGCCGGCGGCGCTTCATTACGCCTACTACAAAAATCTGGCATTCCTGAAGCGAAAAATTACGCAGGATTTCCAGTTGGCGGACAATTTTTAGTCACAACGAATCCTGACGTTGTGCAAGCACACAGCGCGAAAGTCTACGGCAAAGCTTCTGTTGGCGCACCACCAATGTCCGTACCACATATTGATACTCGAGTTATTG is part of the Vibrio nitrifigilis genome and harbors:
- the mqo gene encoding malate dehydrogenase (quinone) gives rise to the protein MKNVTGHNGLNQQDSDAKEDELADVVLIGGGIMSATLGTLLKQLEPNWKIELFERLGDVALESSNGWNNAGTGHSALAEANYTPEQKDGQINIDKAIAIYEQFQISRQFWAYLTEQGWLNNPSEFITSVPHMSFVWGDDNVNFLRKRYQALHRSPLFDGMAYSEDPEQIASWIPEVMAGRDPKQTIAATRMRIGTDVNFGELTRQMITQLKDSAGFNLHLNHEVRDIERLADGSWSIAVADGNQHNQVRIVKAKHVFIGAGGASLRLLQKSGIPEAKNYAGFPVGGQFLVTTNPDVVQAHSAKVYGKASVGAPPMSVPHIDTRVIDGKRMLLFGPFASFSSKFLKNGSLTDLFKSLTPYNMVPMAQVGVHNFNLVKYLVGQLRQSDADRHQALCDFFPQAKANDWTLCQAGQRVQIIKKEPGKGGQLRLGTELVSSSDGSLTALLGASPGASTSAAIMLNLLQQCFGEQMASDSWQSKIQEMIPSFGRSLHDDPELNQQVLRQTSEVLGLEHHLGELDTAEEQPSEAQPDSHIQYA